A genomic segment from Glycine soja cultivar W05 chromosome 20, ASM419377v2, whole genome shotgun sequence encodes:
- the LOC114403699 gene encoding 3-ketoacyl-CoA thiolase 2, peroxisomal-like, protein MDKAIQRQRVLLDHLQPISSSSNFSSQTHQSTDLSASLCFAKNSSHGQIGGSDDDVVIVAAYRTAICKAKRGGFKDTLPDDLLATVLKAVIEKTNVNPAEVGDIVVGTVLAPGSDRGIECRMAAFYAGFPETVPLRTVNRQCSSGLQAVSDVAAYIKAGFYEIGIGAGLESMTVDRVNRLRNINPKVETFAEARDCLLPMGITSENVAQRYGVTRLEQDQAAVESHQRAAAATAAGKFKEEIIPVSTKFVDPKTGVEKKIVVSVDDGIRPNTNLVDLAKLKPAFQKDGTTTAGNASQISDGAAAVLLMKRRVAVQKGLPILGIFRSFAAVGVDPAVMGVGPAVAIPAAVKSVGLELGNIDLFEINEAFASQYVYCLKKLGLDPRKVNVNGGAIALGHPLGVTGARCVATLLNEMKRRGKDCRYGVISMCIGSGMGAAAVFERGDF, encoded by the exons ATGGATAAAGCAATTCAAAGACAGAGAGTCCTGCTTGATCATCTTCAACCCATTTCTTCAAGTTCAAATTTTTCTTCTCAAACCCATCAATCTACGGATCTCTCA GCTTCATTATGTTTTGCCAAGAATTCTTCGCACGGTCAAATAGGTGGATCAGATGACGACGTGGTGATTGTAGC TGCATATCGTACTGCCATCTGCAAAGCAAAGCGTGGGGGCTTTAAGGATACCCTTCCAGATGACCTGCTTGCCACAGTTCTGAAG GCTGTAATAGAGAAAACAAATGTGAACCCAGCAGAAGTTGGAGACATTGTTGTGGGCACTGTACTGGCACCTGGATCAGATAGAGGAATTGAGTGCAGAATGGCTGCCTTTTATGCAGGTTTCCCAG AGACAGTGCCTCTTCGAACTGTCAATAGGCAATGTTCATCTGGACTTCAGGCGGTTTCTGACGTAGCTGCTTATATAAAAGCTGGGTTCTATGAAATTG GGATTGGGGCTGGATTGGAGTCTATGACAGTAGATCGTGTGAATAGGCTTCGCAACATTAACCCAAAG GTAGAAACCTTTGCAGAAGCCCGGGATTGTCTTCTTCCAATGGGAATTACTTCTGAGAATGTAGCGCAGCGTTATGGTGTGACAAGGCTAGAGCAAGATCAAGCTGCT GTTGAGTCTCATCAGCGTGCTGCAGCTGCAACAGCAGCTGGTAAGTTCAAAGAAGAAATCATTCCAGTTTCTACAAAG TTTGTGGACCCTAAAACTGGAGTGGAGAAGAAAATTGTTGTTTCTGTCGATGATGGTATCCGGccaaacacaaatttagtggATTTGGCAAAGCTGAAGCCTGCATTCCAGAAAGATGGAACCACAACAGCAG gGAATGCTAGCCAAATTAGTGACGGTGCAGCAGCTGTTCTCCTCATGAAGAGAAGAGTGGCTGTGCAAAAGGGGCTTCCTATACTTGGAATCTTCAG GAGTTTTGCTGCTGTTGGAGTAGATCCTGCAGTCATGGGTGTTGGCCCTGCTGTTGCTATCCCAGCTGCAGTGAAATCCGTGGGCCTTGAACTTGGCAACATTGACTTATTTGAAATCAATGAG GCATTTGCATCACAGTATGTTTATTGCCTCAAGAAATTGGGACTTGATCCCAGAAAGGTCAATGTCAATGGTGGTGCCATTGCTCTTGGACATCCTTTGGGTGTTACAG GTGCACGCTGTGTTGCAACTTTGTTGAATGAGATGAAACGTCGTGGCAAGGATTGTCGCTATGGTGTAATCTCAATGTGCATAG GGTCAGGTATGGGAGCTGCTGCTGTATTTGAAAGGGGAGACTTTTGA
- the LOC114403718 gene encoding uncharacterized protein LOC114403718: MDNKTQQSESKQNDNDEEVAPKRQDPNPSSGGWGFSPLSFLSDLQKAAAVAAEEISRNAAVVAETASKSIVELQNKDEDSKSSKKVEGAEGSADEKESDDEGSKLRKSALERLEKASEESLLSQGLKVFDNSVETFASGAWSALGNAWRGGTDFVQRLENSATNLSGSPKHDGPGAAGANASSLLETGKAFTAKGMQVLEYVGKETMDLLISETGIEVEKDKKEGEEQNDEDQLLEEVTFDRCFYIYGGPEQLEELEALSSHYALLFNRRKAKLSAEQKSVYDGKLKEVQQIFNLNTEIDRSNADSNKGKTIKKGNEGSSDEMKNLHDSSVGKAAEMAGGFANALAGLAANDILQRTNARLESLHSEGVHRLSEMCCFAVSQLLVLGKSIISRANNTEDEADDDKANVEWPEDVSAKANIIRINAQTMIGYVKAVSHSFITGISDVTEAYQAAIKAVTSESLSVVTQKSVQEKASAFSEHLRADQTTAACKIQDGMQFLAHVLISTSMNAA; this comes from the exons ATGGACAACAAAACGCAGCAGTCCGAGAGTAAGCAAAACGACAACGACGAGGAAGTTGCGCCAAAACGACAAGACCCTAACCCGTCGTCTGGCGGGTGGGGCTTTTCACCGCTCTCGTTTCTCTCCGATCTTCAGAAGGCCGCCGCTGTTGCAGCCGAAGAGATCTCTCGCAAT GCTGCTGTAGTTGCAGAGACAGCATCAAAGAGCATTGTGGAGTTGCAAAACAAAGATGAAGATTCAAAATCTTCCAAAAAGGTTGAAGGGGCTGAAGGATCTGCAGATGAGAAGGAAAGTGACGATGAGGGTTCCAAACTGCGAAAATCTGCTCTCGAAAGATTGGAGAAAGCTAGTGAAGAGTCACTGCTTAGCCAG GGTTTGAAGGTTTTTGATAACTCTGTGGAGACTTTTGCTTCTGGGGCATGGAGTGCTTTAGGGAATGCATGGAGAGGGGGCACTGATTTTGTTCAGCG GCTCGAGAATTCTGCAACAAATCTTTCAGGATCTCCGAAGCATGACGGGCCAGGAGCTGCAGGTGCTAATGCATCTTCTCTATTAGAG ACAGGAAAAGCTTTTACTGCAAAGGGAATGCAAGTTCTTGAATATGTTGGTAAGGAGACAATGGACTTATTAATCAGTGAAACTGGAATTGAGGTTGAGAAGGATAAAAAAGAAGGTGAAGAACAAAATGATGAGGATCAATTATTAGAGGAAGTGACTTTTGATCGATGCTTTTACATTTATGGAGGTCCAGAACAATTGGAG GAACTGGAGGCTTTGTCTAGTCATTATGCCTTGTTATTTAACCGAAGAAAAGCAAAGTTATCAGCTGAGCAGAAGTCTGTATATGATGGGAAGCTTAAAGAGGtccaacaaatatttaatttgaatactgAAATTGATAGAAGCAATGCTGATTCAAACAAAGGAAAGACAATAAAGAAAGGAAATGAGGGAAGCAGTGATGAGATGAAGAATTTACACGATTCTAGTGTTGGCAAGGCTGCTGAAATGGCTGGAGG TTTTGCTAACGCCTTGGCTGGACTAGCTGCTAATGATATACTTCAGAGAACTAATGCAAGATTGGAATCTCTTCATTCTGAGGGAGTTCAC AGACTATCTGAAATGTGCTGTTTTGCCGTGTCTCAACTTCTGGTGTTGGGAAAATCCATCATTTCTCGTGCCAACAACACTGAGGATGAAGCTGATGATGATAAGGCAAACGTTGAGTGGCCCGAAGATGTTTCCGCAAAAGCTAATATCATAAGAATAAATGCCCAAACCATGATTGGATATGTGAAAGCAGTTTCCCACAGTTTCATTACAG GCATATCTGATGTAACTGAGGCCTATCAAGCTGCCATTAAAGCTGTTACTTCTGAGTCTCTTTCAGTTGTTACCCAGAAATCAGTTCAGGAAAAAGCCAGTGCCTTCTCTGAGCACCTTCGAGCGGATCAAACCACAGCAGCTTGCAAAATCCAGGACGGGATGCAATTTTTAGCTCACGTTCTCATTTCAACCTCTATGAATGCTGCTTGA